The Corynebacterium tuberculostearicum genome window below encodes:
- a CDS encoding YbjN domain-containing protein, giving the protein MTNASTENNLPEITLDRVVEAMRTFDIELTKMDSDIEAATANLNGLPTMFAVLDSVVIVRCDVPTDAAYSKADAGLFLAANQINSVAFGARAVISEHDDMLVVRTERDIPAAAGMTDEQLQAALKSAVDGVIRGQDAMVSAAEEMAKLGSETAANAGSDDAAASDAPQS; this is encoded by the coding sequence ATGACTAATGCCTCTACCGAAAACAATCTGCCGGAGATCACCCTAGACCGCGTTGTCGAGGCCATGCGTACCTTCGACATCGAATTGACCAAGATGGACAGCGATATTGAGGCAGCTACCGCCAACCTCAACGGCCTGCCCACCATGTTCGCGGTTCTCGATTCCGTGGTTATTGTCCGCTGCGATGTGCCTACCGACGCCGCCTACTCCAAGGCCGATGCCGGCCTCTTCCTCGCGGCTAACCAGATCAACTCCGTAGCCTTCGGCGCCCGCGCAGTTATCTCGGAGCACGATGACATGCTCGTGGTGCGCACCGAGCGCGATATCCCTGCCGCCGCCGGCATGACCGATGAGCAGCTGCAGGCTGCCCTGAAGTCCGCCGTGGATGGCGTCATCCGCGGCCAGGATGCCATGGTTTCTGCCGCCGAAGAGATGGCCAAGCTGGGTTCCGAGACCGCAGCCAACGCCGGCTCTGACGACGCCGCCGCAAGCGACGCCCCGCAGAGCTAA